The following proteins are encoded in a genomic region of Drosophila willistoni isolate 14030-0811.24 chromosome 3R, UCI_dwil_1.1, whole genome shotgun sequence:
- the LOC124460455 gene encoding uncharacterized protein LOC124460455: MVEHVFVDSQSSSDSSLETVSSDGSQLSGSEQSSESSSELLDNCLPLTFNLKRGHKRKGQGHEKLIETKRFKKVLESCEESVQSPSYGGMEEACGMGGCDIKARLRPVKSEIEMETYVINGQRHRFVNILPENGQFV; encoded by the exons ATGGTGGAGCATGTTTTTGTTGATAGTCAAAGTTCATCGGACTCTAGCCTTGAGACTGTATCATCGGATGGTAGCCAGCTCTCTGGCAGTGAGCAATCCTCTGAATCGAGCAGTGAGTTATTGGATAACTGCCTTCCTTTGACGTTCAATCTCAAACGGGGACACAAACGAAAAGGCCAAGGGCACGAAAAACTCATTGAGACTAAGCG gttcaaaaaggttctcGAATCCTGTGAGGAGAGTGTACAAAGCCCCTCGTATGGAGGTATGGAGGAGGCATGCGGTATGGGAGGCTGCGATATTAAAGCCAGACTACGCCCTGTGAAATCTGAAATTGAAATGGAAACGTATgttataaatggtcagcggcACCGTTTTGTAAACATACTCCCAGAAAACGGGCAGTTTGTTTAG